One Pomacea canaliculata isolate SZHN2017 linkage group LG9, ASM307304v1, whole genome shotgun sequence DNA segment encodes these proteins:
- the LOC112571894 gene encoding putative adenosylhomocysteinase 3 isoform X11 — MLPRQHTRGSSEPVLKALTLAVMTTSAVDSLVLEDGSLASYTGSSSDEDDVNPREKQQKNSRGSSDFCVKNIEHAAFGRREIEIAEQEMPGLMALRKRAEADKPLQGAKIIGCTHITAQTAVLIETLVALGASVRWAACNIYSTQNEVSAALAESGVPIFAWKGELEEDFWWCIDRCINAEGWQPNTILDDGGDATHLMLKKYPAMFNMIKGIVEESVTGVHRLYQLSKSGKLTVPAMNVNDSVTKTKFDNLYSCRESILDALKRTTDVMFGGKQVLICGYGEVGKGCAQALKGLGAIVMVTEIDPICALQACMDGFRVVRLDEVVRSIDVLITCTGNKNVVSRQSLDRLKNGCILCNMGHSNTEIDVASLRTPELTWEKVRSQVDHIIWPDGKRIILLAEGRLVNLSCSSVPSFVVSITATTQALALIELFNAPPGRYKQDVYLLPKKMDEYVASLHLPTFDAHLTELSDDQAKYLGLNKAGPFKPNYYRY, encoded by the exons ATGCTGCCACGGCAGCACACCCGGGGGTCATCTGAACCTGTCCTCAAGGCTTTGACCCTTGCTGTCATGACAACGAGTGCGGTGGACAGTTTGGTACTGGAGGACGGCAGTTTGG CGTCGTACACCGGCAGTTCTTCCGATGAAGACGACGTCAACccaagagaaaaacaacag AAAAACAGCCGTGGGTCTTCAGACTTCTGTGTCAAGAACATCGAACATGCAGCCTTCGGCAGACGGGAGATTGAGATCGCCGAGCAAG AAATGCCCGGATTGATGGCTCTGCGAAAACGAGCGGAAGCTGACAAGCCGTTGCAGGGGGCCAAGATCATCGGCTGCACGCACATCACAGCGCAGACCGCC GTCTTGATAGAGACGCTAGTGGCCCTGGGAGCGTCTGTGCGATGGGCAGCTTGCAACATCTACTCCACTCAG AATGAAGTATCAGCAGCCCTGGCTGAGAGTGGTGTCCCTATCTTTGCATGGAAAGGAGAGCTTGAGGAGGACTTCTGGTGGTGCATTGACCGCTGCATCAATGCTGAAGGATGGCAGCCAAACACT ATCCTTGATGATGGAGGAGATGCAACACACCTGATGCTGAAGAAATACCCAGCCATGTTCAACATGATCAAGGGCATTGTGGAAGAGAGTGTGACGGGAGTGCACCGCCTATACCAGCTGTCCAAGTCTGGCAAGCTGACCGTGCCCGCCATGAATGTTAATGACTCTGTCACTAAG accAAATTTGATAATCTATACAGCTGTCGTGAATCTATCTTAGATGC ATTGAAGCGCACAACAGACGTGATGTTTGGAGGCAAGCAAGTTCTCATCTGTGGATATGGTGAG GTGGGTAAGGGATGTGCACAAGCTCTAAAAGGTCTGGGAGCCATCGTCATGGTAACAGAGATTGACCCTATATGTGCTTTACAAGCCTG CATGGATGGATTCAGAGTAGTGAGACTGGATGAGGTGGTCCGCAGTATTGATGTTCTAATCACGTGCACAG GTAACAAAAATGTAGTTTCCCGTCAATCTCTGGATCGTCTTAAGAATGGCTGCATTCTTTGCAACATGGGTCATTCAAACACTGAAATTGATGTG GCCAGTTTACGAACTCCTGAGCTTACATGGGAAAAGGTCCGATCCCAGGTGGACCATATCATCTGGCCAGACGGCAAACGCATTATCCTGCTGGCTGAG GGCCGTCTTGTCAATTTAAGCTGCTCTTCGGTTCCCTCCTTTGTCGTCTCCATCACAGCCACCACACAGGCTCTGGCCTTGATAGAACTGTTCAATGCTCCACCTGGTCGATACAAGCAGGATGTCTATctgttaccaaaaaaaatgg ATGAGTACGTGGCAAGTCTGCATCTGCCCACCTTTGATGCTCACCTGACAGAACTTTCAGATGATCAAGCCAAGTACCTGGGCTTAAACAAGGCTGGACCCTTTAAACCTAACTATTACAG ataCTAG